ATACTTCATGCTGTCCTTAAAGCGCTCCGCCAGATGAGCCAGCTTGCCTCCCACTGCAGGGATGGACTTCAGCAGATGCTCCAGCTCTTCCTTGGCGCGGCGGTAGTTGGTCGTCGAGCGCAGCTTGCCGAGGTAATTATGCAGCGCCCCTACGTTCGGTGCGATCGACATCTCATTGTCATTGAGCACCACGATCACGTCCTTGTCCTCGTGACCGATGTGGTTCAACGCTTCCAAAGCCATGCCGCCTGTCAACGCCCCGTCGCCAATGATGGCCACGACATGGTTTTTCCCCTTTTTCAGGTCGCGGGCGGCGGCCATCCCCATCGCGGCCGACAAGGAGGTGCTGCTATGGCCTGTCTCCCATACGTCATGCTCGCTTTCAGACATTTTCGGGAAACCGCACAAGCCTTTGTACTGGCGCAAGGTCGGGAACATATGGCGGCGGCCCGTCAGAATTTTATGTACATAGGCTTGATGTCCTACGTCCCAAATCAGCTTGTCTTCAGGGCTGTTAAACACATAATGCAAAGCGAGGGTCAATTCCACGACACCCAGATTCGGTGCCAGATGACCGCCCGTTTTGGACAAGTTTTCCACAAGGAACTGTCGGATCTCCTCTGCCAGCGCATACAGTTCCGGCATTGAGCATTTCTTCAGGTCTTGAGGATGATTGATGCTCGTAAGCAGCATTGTGATTCCTCACTTTCCACTCGTACTCCGTCTGTTGAATATGCTGCAATCCAATTGATACGGATACCTGCTTCTTGTAGCTTGCTTCATTATAACGGTTTCTTGGTAAAAACTCCACTTTCATCTGATTCGGGATCAGCTCCCCAGCGATCTGCGGGGGAGGTGACTCCCTGGCAAAAAGGTGCAGGTTGACATAAAAAGAAGCTGCCCCGCAGTCATCTCAGACGTGTGGGACAGCTCCTTTCTCCTTATGGAAAACCGTATGATTTTGTCTGCAAAAAGCACCATGCTAAGAATCAAACGGATTCTAGCTTCATCTCCTGATGGGCAGACTCACCCAGCGTTCTTTCTGTTTTCTCCACATACGTGATTTTCCATCCAAAATGGCCGTAAATGATGGCGATGATTGGGCTGGCAAAGCAGAAAAAGGCAAAAGGTGCGTAGCTCAGCGAGTGAACCCCTAGAGTGGCGAACATGAAAGCGCCGCAGGCCAGGAGATTTGTCACGACACTGGTGCCCACCGTCGTCGATATCAAGTGGCCGGTCGTCTTCACCAGCTTTAGGATTGCGCGCACAATGCTCTCCAGAATTTTGGTTGTCTCCAATATCCCGCCATACGTCATCGCGACCATGATCAATCCACCTGGGGGCCGATGTTTCCGCTGCGGCTCCCCGCGATGCCGTCTTTTAACGTGATGAAAGCTTCATCCACGGTGCCGTGATAGCTGTAATTAAAGACCACCCTGCGACGATGATCAGTTGGTCATCGATGATCTCAAACTTCGATCCCGATCGCTGCCGTGATGGCTTCGGCTATATCCTGCGCTGTCTCTTTGATCTCCCACAAACTGGACATCTGGCACCTTCCCTTTCCAGATCATGCGAACCTTATCATACACATCATTCTCCGCGAAACAAATAGAGAGCCCAATCGAACATTGGGCTCCCGTCACGGTATTGTTTTACCGCAGCTTTTATTTTTTGCGTTCGATGACGTAATCGGCCAGCGGTATCAGGGCCGAATTCCCCAAACCGACGTCCCGCAAGACCCCTTTGGCGTCGGAGACGAGCTGAAGCAGCCGCTGCTTTGACTCGTCCATGCCGAGCAGGGAAGGATACGTTGCCTTTTTCCGATCGGCGTCGCTCCCTACTGCTTTTCCCAGTTGGACCGCGTCTCCTTCTACGTTGAGGATGTCATCCTGGATCTGAAAGGCAAGTCCGATCATCCGGCCGTACCGGGCGAGCGCCGCCATCTGGCTCTCGGTCGCTTCCGCCAAATAGCCGCCTCCGATCAATGCTGCAATCAAAAGATCTCCAGTCTTATGCCGATGGATGTACTCCAGCTCCTCCAGCGAGAGCTGTTTGCCCTCCCCTTCGATGTCGGCCATCTGTCCGCCTACCATGCCTCTCGCACCAGCCCGCTTGGCGAGCTCGGCAATCAGGCTGACGACGGTTTCCGGCTTTACCTCCGGATGATTGGAATACGCCTCCGCGATCAGCCCGAATGCGCGCGTCAGCAAAGCATCGCCAGCCAATATCGCGGTCGCCTCGCCGTACACCTTGTGGTTCGTCGGCTTTCCGCGCCGCAGGTCATCATCGTCCATGGCCGGCAGATCATCGTGAATCAGCGAATAGGTATGGATCATTTCCAGGGCGGCTGCGTAGGGTATGCCTCTCTCAAGCGGCTTGTCCAGCGCTTCCAGAACGGCGAGGACCAGCATCGGCCGCAAGCGCTTGCCCCCTGCCATCAGCGAGTACGCCATCGACTCATACAGGGAGCCGGGCACGCCCTCCCGCTCCAAGAGGCCCTGCAGGTGTTTTTCTATGTAGAGCGTTTTTTCTTCCAAGTAGGAATGAAGGGTTGGCGACATCTTAAGCTTCTCCCTCCACGCGAAACGGCTTCTGCTTGAACTGCCCGTCCTCTTCGATCAATTGGGTGATCTTGGCTTCGATCGCGTCCAGCTTTTGGCCGCAGATGCGGGAAAGAGTGACGCCCTCCTGGTAGAGCTGGATAGATTCCTCCAGCGAAACCTCCCCCTCCTCCAGGCGATGCACGACCTCTTCCAACCGCTTCATCGCTTCTTCAAATTGGATGTCCGCTTCCTGCTCAGTCTTTTTTCGTGCCATCTCGCTTCTCCTCCCGGTATATCTGTTCCACGTGCGCGCTGGCGCTGCCATCTGTTAATCGTATCACGACTTCCTCACCTGGGGCAATTTGCTCCACGGATTTGGCCAATTGACCGGAAGCATCGTAGACGAGGGAAAAGCCGCGCTGCATCACTTTGAGCGGACTCAGCGCATCCAATTGGGCGACGGAGGAGGCGAACGCCATTTTGCTCTTGTACAGCCGCTCCCTCATCCTCTCGTCCAGACGTTTGCGGCTCACCTGGACTGCCTGCCTGCGGCGCTCCAGCTGGTCCGTGAGCCGATACCGCCTGATCCTGCCTGCGAGATGCTGATACTGTTCCGTGCGTCTTCTCATGACCTGCCATATCGCTTGCTTCATGCGAAGGGACAGCTCGTCCAGCCGCTGCTCGGCTTCCTCGAGCCGCCGTCTCGGTCTGCGCATGGCGTAGGATTGGACAAATCCGGTTAGCCGTTTGCGCTCCGCTTGGACCCGGCCGACAAGCGCCCGGGTCATCCGCGTCTCCAGCACTCTCACCCGCTCCACCCATTCCAGGTAATGGGGGACGGCCAATTCGGCCG
This sequence is a window from Brevibacillus composti. Protein-coding genes within it:
- a CDS encoding Na+/H+ antiporter NhaC family protein, giving the protein MVAMTYGGILETTKILESIVRAILKLVKTTGHLISTTVGTSVVTNLLACGAFMFATLGVHSLSYAPFAFFCFASPIIAIIYGHFGWKITYVEKTERTLGESAHQEMKLESV
- a CDS encoding polyprenyl synthetase family protein; protein product: MSPTLHSYLEEKTLYIEKHLQGLLEREGVPGSLYESMAYSLMAGGKRLRPMLVLAVLEALDKPLERGIPYAAALEMIHTYSLIHDDLPAMDDDDLRRGKPTNHKVYGEATAILAGDALLTRAFGLIAEAYSNHPEVKPETVVSLIAELAKRAGARGMVGGQMADIEGEGKQLSLEELEYIHRHKTGDLLIAALIGGGYLAEATESQMAALARYGRMIGLAFQIQDDILNVEGDAVQLGKAVGSDADRKKATYPSLLGMDESKQRLLQLVSDAKGVLRDVGLGNSALIPLADYVIERKK
- a CDS encoding exodeoxyribonuclease VII small subunit — encoded protein: MARKKTEQEADIQFEEAMKRLEEVVHRLEEGEVSLEESIQLYQEGVTLSRICGQKLDAIEAKITQLIEEDGQFKQKPFRVEGEA